A region from the Mycolicibacterium litorale genome encodes:
- a CDS encoding nitroreductase family protein, which translates to MTLNLTVDELLTTTRSVRKRLDLEKPVPREVIMECLDLALQAPTGSNAQGWQWVFVEDPEKKKAIADIYRSNANAYFDMPKPSYDDVRGERMELVSDSARYLNDHFHEVPVLMIPCLEGRPDGAPAGMSASFWGSLLPAAWSFMLALRSRGLGSAWTTLHLLGEGEKQAAEVLGIPYDKYSQAGLFPIAYTKGTDFKKAKRLPAEQLTHWDTW; encoded by the coding sequence ATGACCCTCAACCTGACTGTCGACGAACTGCTCACCACCACCCGCTCGGTGCGCAAGCGGCTGGACCTGGAGAAGCCGGTGCCGCGCGAGGTCATCATGGAATGCCTCGACCTCGCGTTGCAGGCCCCGACGGGGTCCAACGCCCAAGGGTGGCAATGGGTATTCGTCGAAGACCCCGAGAAGAAAAAGGCGATCGCCGACATCTACCGGTCCAATGCGAACGCCTACTTCGACATGCCCAAGCCCTCATACGACGACGTGCGCGGCGAACGCATGGAGCTGGTCAGCGATTCCGCGCGCTACCTCAACGACCACTTCCACGAGGTGCCGGTGCTGATGATCCCGTGCCTGGAGGGCCGCCCCGACGGGGCGCCGGCAGGCATGTCGGCCTCGTTCTGGGGTTCGCTGCTTCCGGCCGCGTGGAGCTTCATGCTGGCGCTGCGCTCCCGCGGCCTCGGTTCGGCGTGGACGACCCTGCACCTGCTGGGTGAGGGGGAGAAGCAGGCCGCCGAGGTGCTCGGCATCCCCTACGACAAGTACTCGCAGGCCGGGCTGTTCCCGATCGCCTACACCAAGGGCACCGATTTCAAGAAGGCCAAGCGGCTGCCCGCCGAGCAGCTGACCCACTGGGACACCTGGTAG
- a CDS encoding tRNA (cytidine(34)-2'-O)-methyltransferase codes for MFRLMFYSPRIAPNTGNAIRMVAGTGCELHLVRPLGFDLSEPKLRRAGLDYHDLASVTVHDDLASAWEALMPARVYAFTAHANVSFADVAYQPGDVLMFGPEPTGLDAETLGDPHITARVRIPMLAGRRSLNLSNAAAVAVYEAWRQHGFSGAAPAATSEPGAV; via the coding sequence ATGTTCCGGCTGATGTTCTATTCGCCGCGCATCGCGCCCAACACCGGCAACGCGATCCGCATGGTGGCGGGCACGGGGTGCGAACTGCATCTGGTGCGACCGTTGGGATTCGACCTGTCCGAACCGAAGCTGCGGCGAGCCGGGCTCGACTACCACGATCTCGCCTCGGTCACCGTGCACGACGATCTGGCGTCGGCATGGGAGGCGCTGATGCCGGCTCGGGTGTACGCGTTCACCGCGCACGCAAACGTCTCGTTCGCCGATGTCGCCTATCAGCCGGGCGACGTCTTGATGTTCGGGCCGGAGCCCACCGGCCTGGACGCCGAGACGCTGGGCGATCCGCACATCACCGCGCGGGTGCGGATCCCGATGCTGGCCGGGCGGCGCTCGCTGAACCTGTCGAACGCCGCCGCTGTCGCGGTGTACGAGGCGTGGCGCCAACACGGGTTTTCCGGAGCCGCCCCGGCGGCGACATCGGAGCCCGGAGCGGTGTAG
- a CDS encoding HAMP domain-containing sensor histidine kinase: MTAFTQQTETPPAPPKRPSRWSPANWPVRWKVLAIVLVPLILAGTFGGSRIAANLQQAGELRLAAQRIELIPQINTYMAALENAVVAATEGGETQSALTRFDTARTGLRTELDGTDVIPDVRLAVTTLLHLGQDLVNKVMANSIDLRQRVMSYAPLLLTAETAITGSARGDDQQVQMQAEALSRAIGARGQMAMQNMLVTRGGDVPEPELRTSMNTVAGTEPSTVNGMAELLGGASPEANTLRSEMFKRMSMIANPAVVLVGNPDLLQSQTVTADIADTMIADTTEAIPAAVTRAADAERSAAIRDAVLVVLAFVAALILVLLVARSLVRPLRRLRDSALKAAHEDLPAELDRVRAGDDPGPVTPIPVYTTEEIGQVAHAVDELHEQAVLLAGEQSRLQHQISDMFETLSRRSRSLVDQQLSLIDRLERDEDDPERLESLFRLDHLAARMRRNGANLLVLSGAAIPRDRSEPVPIATVINAAASEVEDYTRVVTATVPDSRIVGAAAGDLVHLLAELLDNALRYSPPSSQVRVSAVHTGNGGLVVEVSDTGLGMAEADLRVANARLQSGGEVIPYTARHMGLFVVGRLAAQHGFVVRLRSTVVDEPNSGTTAGVYVPADLLAGTDAPAPAPAPVPAYAPAPTAAVDHPRHQRPEPAAQELNGYGEVPAGVLPQRNPGASGIAGSAGERTDPHRPIPAPTDTSAFFTSRAQAAGNGVPGQREPQPAPEPAARPTAGADDAIYQSMLSEWLVDPTELGRSADLDWKTVWDHGWSAAAAADEAPVRERTDEGLPVRDPGARLVPGSGQRRSASGGAHRSDDTDEQVASAAEFDAAPRRDPEAIRASMSSHFGGVHAARAHSREARGTDLE, encoded by the coding sequence ATGACTGCCTTCACCCAGCAGACCGAGACACCGCCCGCGCCGCCGAAACGGCCGTCGCGCTGGTCCCCGGCGAATTGGCCCGTCAGGTGGAAAGTGCTCGCGATCGTGCTGGTGCCGTTGATCCTGGCGGGCACCTTCGGCGGCTCCCGCATCGCGGCGAATCTGCAGCAGGCCGGCGAGCTGCGACTGGCCGCACAGCGCATCGAGCTCATCCCGCAGATCAACACCTACATGGCCGCCCTGGAGAACGCCGTCGTGGCGGCGACCGAGGGCGGCGAGACGCAGTCGGCCCTCACCCGGTTCGACACAGCCAGAACCGGGCTGCGCACCGAGCTCGACGGCACCGACGTCATCCCCGACGTGCGGCTCGCGGTGACCACCCTGCTCCACCTCGGACAGGACCTCGTCAACAAGGTCATGGCCAACTCGATCGACCTGCGCCAGCGGGTGATGTCCTACGCCCCGCTGCTGCTGACCGCGGAGACCGCCATCACCGGGTCGGCCCGCGGCGACGACCAGCAGGTGCAGATGCAGGCCGAAGCCCTGTCCCGGGCGATCGGGGCGCGCGGCCAGATGGCGATGCAGAACATGCTCGTCACCCGCGGCGGTGACGTGCCCGAACCGGAACTGCGCACCTCGATGAACACGGTGGCGGGCACCGAACCGTCGACGGTCAACGGGATGGCCGAACTGCTCGGCGGCGCCTCGCCGGAAGCGAACACGCTGCGCAGCGAGATGTTCAAGCGGATGTCGATGATCGCCAACCCGGCCGTGGTGCTCGTCGGGAACCCCGACCTGCTGCAGTCACAGACCGTCACCGCCGACATCGCCGACACCATGATCGCCGACACCACCGAGGCCATCCCGGCGGCGGTCACCCGCGCCGCCGACGCCGAACGCTCCGCCGCGATCCGCGACGCCGTGCTGGTGGTGCTGGCGTTCGTCGCCGCACTGATCCTCGTGCTGCTGGTGGCGCGTTCCCTGGTGCGGCCACTGCGCCGGCTGCGCGACAGCGCGCTCAAGGCCGCGCACGAGGATCTGCCCGCCGAACTCGACCGCGTGCGCGCCGGCGACGACCCGGGTCCGGTGACCCCCATCCCGGTGTACACGACCGAGGAGATCGGGCAGGTCGCGCACGCCGTCGACGAACTGCACGAACAGGCGGTGCTGCTGGCCGGTGAGCAGTCCCGGCTGCAGCACCAGATCAGCGACATGTTCGAAACGCTGTCGCGGCGCAGTCGCTCGCTGGTGGACCAGCAGTTGTCGCTCATCGACCGGCTCGAGCGCGACGAGGACGACCCCGAGCGGCTGGAGAGCCTCTTCCGCCTCGACCACCTGGCGGCACGGATGCGGCGCAACGGCGCCAACCTGCTGGTGCTCTCCGGCGCGGCGATCCCACGCGACCGGAGCGAGCCGGTCCCGATCGCCACCGTCATCAACGCGGCCGCCTCCGAGGTGGAGGACTACACCCGGGTGGTGACGGCCACCGTCCCCGACAGCCGCATCGTCGGCGCCGCGGCCGGCGACCTGGTGCACCTGCTCGCCGAACTGCTCGACAACGCCCTGCGGTACTCGCCGCCGAGTTCACAGGTGCGGGTGTCGGCCGTCCACACCGGTAACGGCGGGCTCGTCGTCGAGGTCAGCGACACCGGCCTTGGCATGGCCGAGGCGGATCTGCGGGTCGCCAATGCGCGCCTGCAGTCCGGCGGCGAGGTCATCCCGTACACCGCGCGGCACATGGGGCTGTTCGTGGTGGGACGGCTGGCCGCCCAGCACGGCTTCGTCGTCCGGTTGCGCAGCACCGTCGTCGACGAACCCAACTCTGGCACCACCGCCGGCGTGTACGTTCCGGCCGACCTGCTCGCCGGAACCGACGCCCCGGCTCCCGCCCCGGCTCCCGTACCTGCCTACGCGCCGGCGCCGACCGCCGCCGTCGACCACCCGCGCCACCAGCGGCCCGAACCGGCCGCCCAGGAGCTCAACGGGTACGGCGAGGTGCCCGCCGGTGTGCTTCCTCAGCGCAATCCCGGCGCCAGCGGGATCGCGGGCTCGGCCGGTGAGCGGACCGACCCGCACCGGCCGATCCCGGCACCCACCGACACGTCGGCTTTCTTCACCTCACGTGCACAGGCCGCAGGCAACGGCGTGCCCGGGCAGCGCGAGCCGCAGCCGGCACCCGAACCGGCCGCCAGGCCGACCGCGGGCGCCGACGACGCGATCTACCAGTCGATGCTGTCGGAGTGGCTGGTCGACCCGACCGAACTGGGCCGCAGCGCCGACCTCGACTGGAAGACGGTGTGGGACCACGGCTGGTCGGCGGCCGCCGCCGCGGACGAGGCGCCGGTGCGGGAGCGGACCGACGAAGGTCTGCCGGTGCGTGATCCGGGGGCGCGGTTGGTGCCCGGCAGCGGTCAGCGCAGGTCCGCGTCCGGTGGAGCGCACCGCAGCGACGACACCGACGAGCAGGTAGCATCGGCGGCTGAGTTCGACGCCGCCCCGCGTCGCGATCCGGAGGCCATCCGCGCCAGCATGAGCAGCCATTTCGGTGGTGTGCACGCCGCCCGCGCCCACTCCCGAGAAGCCAGAGGAACAGATCTCGAATGA
- a CDS encoding roadblock/LC7 domain-containing protein, giving the protein MTYPARSAQRESLDWLVSRFARDVSGVSHAVLVSADGLLMAASEHMPVERADQLAAVASGLASLSTGAAQLFDGGYVLQSVVEMENGYLLLMRVGDGSHLATLATRSCDIGQIGYEMAILVERVGTVVQSQRRTHQHS; this is encoded by the coding sequence ATGACCTACCCGGCACGTTCGGCGCAGCGCGAATCGCTCGACTGGCTGGTCTCCCGATTCGCCCGCGACGTGTCCGGGGTGTCGCACGCGGTGCTGGTGTCCGCCGACGGTCTGCTGATGGCCGCCAGTGAGCACATGCCGGTGGAACGCGCCGACCAGCTCGCCGCGGTCGCGTCCGGGTTGGCGAGCCTGTCGACCGGTGCGGCCCAGTTGTTCGACGGCGGATACGTGCTGCAGTCCGTCGTCGAGATGGAGAACGGGTACCTGCTGCTGATGCGCGTGGGTGACGGCTCCCACCTGGCGACACTGGCCACCCGGTCCTGCGACATCGGGCAGATCGGCTACGAGATGGCGATCCTGGTCGAGCGGGTGGGCACCGTCGTCCAGTCGCAGCGACGAACCCACCAGCACTCGTGA
- a CDS encoding DUF742 domain-containing protein: MDEPVPAAQPSLVRPYTLTAGRTDPGVHLPLEAPVETLESSRPPRWPAGDVRADIVALCVQRPSVAEIAARLSVPLGVARVLVGDLVTQGYLRVHTTLDHTANNDERRELIGRTLRGLRAL, from the coding sequence GTGGACGAACCGGTTCCCGCCGCGCAACCCAGCCTGGTACGGCCCTACACGCTGACCGCGGGTCGCACGGACCCGGGCGTGCACCTGCCGCTCGAGGCCCCCGTCGAAACGCTCGAATCGTCCCGCCCGCCGCGCTGGCCTGCGGGCGACGTCCGCGCTGACATCGTCGCGCTGTGCGTGCAACGGCCCTCTGTGGCGGAGATCGCGGCACGTTTGTCGGTGCCGCTCGGCGTGGCGCGCGTGCTTGTGGGGGACCTGGTGACGCAGGGTTATCTCCGGGTGCACACCACCCTCGACCACACGGCGAACAACGACGAGCGCCGCGAACTCATAGGAAGGACACTGCGTGGCCTACGAGCACTCTGA
- a CDS encoding GTP-binding protein, which yields MAYEHSERRRASATKIVVSGGFGAGKTTFVGAVSEIMPLRTEALVTNASAGVDGLESTPDKRTTTVAMDFGRITLADDLVLYLFGTPGQRRFWFMWDDLVRGAIGAIILVDVCRLQDSFAAVDFFEARNLPFLVAINEFDGAPRYSTEAVRKALALPDHIPVITVDARNRDSAKAALIAVTEYALDSLSALRS from the coding sequence GTGGCCTACGAGCACTCTGAGAGGCGCCGCGCCAGTGCGACGAAGATCGTCGTCTCCGGCGGTTTCGGTGCCGGCAAGACGACGTTCGTGGGCGCGGTGTCCGAGATCATGCCGCTGCGCACCGAGGCCCTGGTGACCAACGCCTCGGCGGGCGTGGACGGCCTGGAGTCCACCCCCGACAAGCGCACCACCACGGTGGCCATGGACTTCGGCCGCATCACGCTGGCCGACGACCTGGTGCTGTACCTGTTCGGCACACCGGGACAGCGCCGGTTCTGGTTCATGTGGGACGACCTGGTGCGCGGGGCGATCGGCGCGATCATCCTCGTCGACGTGTGCCGGCTGCAGGACAGCTTCGCCGCCGTCGACTTCTTCGAGGCGCGCAATCTGCCGTTCCTCGTCGCCATCAATGAATTCGACGGCGCCCCAAGGTATTCGACAGAGGCCGTGCGCAAGGCGCTGGCGCTGCCCGACCACATCCCGGTCATCACCGTCGACGCTCGCAACCGCGATTCGGCCAAGGCGGCGCTGATCGCGGTCACCGAGTACGCGCTCGACAGCCTCTCGGCGTTGCGGAGCTGA
- a CDS encoding pentapeptide repeat-containing protein has product MAEWIDEEFLERDFRDEDLSRLRTERVVFDGCDFSGVDLSESEHVGSAFRNCVFRRASLWHSTFRNCSMLGSVFTECRLRPLTLSEVDLTLAVLGGCDLRKVDLSDCRLREASLVGTDLREAVLQRSDLRGARVQNTRFEGADLRGARVDPTLWTTAAVRGARIDIEQALAYAAAHGLDVHGG; this is encoded by the coding sequence GTGGCCGAGTGGATCGATGAGGAGTTCCTCGAACGGGACTTCCGCGACGAGGACCTGAGTCGGTTGCGCACCGAGCGGGTGGTGTTCGACGGGTGCGATTTCAGCGGCGTCGACCTGTCGGAGTCCGAGCACGTCGGCTCGGCGTTCCGCAACTGCGTGTTCCGCCGGGCCTCGCTGTGGCACAGCACCTTCCGTAATTGCAGCATGCTCGGTTCGGTGTTCACCGAATGCCGGCTGCGGCCGCTCACGCTGTCCGAGGTGGACCTGACGCTCGCCGTGCTCGGCGGGTGCGATCTGCGCAAGGTCGACCTGTCGGACTGCCGGTTACGGGAAGCAAGCCTGGTCGGCACGGACCTGCGCGAGGCGGTTCTGCAGCGCTCCGACCTGCGGGGCGCCCGCGTGCAGAACACCCGGTTCGAGGGCGCCGACCTGCGGGGTGCCCGCGTCGACCCGACGTTGTGGACCACCGCGGCGGTGCGCGGCGCGCGCATCGACATCGAGCAGGCGCTGGCGTACGCCGCGGCGCACGGGCTCGACGTCCACGGCGGCTGA
- a CDS encoding LysR family transcriptional regulator: MPTVSQLESFVTVVDEGGFTAASRHLRLTQPAVSRAVATLEKELGLPLLVRGRNGVSLTEAGSLALTHARQVVRHLSAMRTDLATLAGDLTGTLRLASLASVTSTLVAPVLQTFSERHPAVRVRLLEGSEEEVRDWLDQGAAEAGVVSLPIRGLDSVVLGYQDMVAVLPEGNRFAAADGVTYAQLATQPFIRSTGGCAEVFTPVARRAGVEFDVAFEARQISAVLGIVQAGLGVSILPGAGLPALPAGVVVRPLLPRTVRRLGVAVSASAAAPARAFLAQVAERADPV; this comes from the coding sequence ATGCCGACGGTCTCGCAGCTCGAATCGTTCGTCACCGTCGTCGACGAGGGAGGTTTCACCGCGGCGAGCCGCCACCTGCGGTTGACGCAGCCGGCCGTCAGCCGCGCCGTCGCCACGCTGGAGAAGGAGTTGGGTCTGCCTCTTCTGGTGCGCGGCCGCAACGGGGTGTCCCTCACCGAGGCCGGGTCGCTGGCGCTCACGCACGCGCGTCAAGTGGTTCGGCACCTGTCCGCGATGCGGACCGACCTCGCCACCCTCGCAGGCGATCTCACCGGCACGCTGAGGCTGGCGAGCCTGGCCAGCGTCACCTCGACCCTTGTCGCGCCCGTCCTTCAGACGTTCTCCGAACGGCATCCGGCGGTCCGGGTCCGGCTGCTCGAAGGAAGCGAGGAAGAGGTCCGCGACTGGCTGGATCAGGGCGCCGCCGAGGCCGGCGTCGTGAGCCTGCCGATCCGGGGACTCGACAGCGTGGTGCTCGGCTACCAGGACATGGTGGCGGTACTACCGGAAGGAAACCGGTTCGCCGCGGCGGACGGCGTGACCTATGCGCAGTTGGCCACGCAGCCGTTCATCCGCTCGACCGGGGGCTGCGCCGAGGTGTTCACCCCGGTGGCGCGGCGGGCCGGCGTCGAGTTCGACGTGGCCTTCGAAGCGCGGCAGATCTCGGCCGTCCTCGGGATCGTGCAAGCCGGTCTGGGCGTCAGCATCCTGCCGGGTGCGGGTCTACCGGCGCTTCCCGCGGGTGTGGTGGTGCGGCCGCTGCTGCCCAGGACGGTGCGACGGCTCGGGGTCGCCGTCTCGGCGAGCGCAGCGGCACCCGCCCGCGCGTTCCTCGCCCAGGTCGCCGAGCGGGCCGACCCAGTCTGA
- a CDS encoding MBL fold metallo-hydrolase produces MSTGPLPVGRPGDPSAVRSLRVDDLVATYVVDGVLAIPLSFFPRIPGDYWSARPEWVSPAGRLRVSAGGLLVESDGVTLLIDAGVGAVRREVAVGGVDCGALLDVLAATGRSPGDIDVVAFTHLHFDHAGGAFVDGRKTFPNARYVLSAAEWAPHADGDHRGDEHSPSHVLRDLARTPLELIDDGAEILPGVRAIVTGGHTPGHTAYVITSRTGRRLIAFGDAFQIPAHLAHPEWFSTADADHSGVLAARRRLLDELHAPDTFGFGFHFGDQAFGRVTGVDTWTPVPTVVLGPSPR; encoded by the coding sequence GTGAGCACGGGACCGCTTCCGGTCGGCCGGCCGGGGGATCCGTCGGCGGTGCGGTCGCTGCGGGTCGACGACCTCGTCGCGACATATGTGGTCGACGGGGTGCTGGCCATCCCGTTGTCGTTCTTCCCCCGCATTCCGGGCGACTACTGGTCGGCACGCCCCGAATGGGTCAGTCCCGCAGGCCGACTGCGGGTGAGTGCCGGCGGTCTGCTCGTCGAGAGCGACGGGGTGACGTTGCTCATCGACGCCGGTGTGGGTGCGGTGCGCCGCGAGGTGGCGGTGGGTGGGGTGGACTGCGGTGCGTTGCTGGATGTACTGGCCGCCACCGGCCGGAGCCCTGGGGACATCGACGTCGTCGCGTTCACCCATCTGCACTTCGACCACGCCGGAGGGGCGTTCGTCGACGGTCGCAAGACGTTTCCGAACGCCCGCTACGTCCTGTCGGCGGCCGAATGGGCACCGCACGCCGACGGCGACCACCGGGGCGACGAGCATTCACCGTCGCATGTGCTCCGCGATTTGGCCCGCACGCCGCTCGAGTTGATCGACGACGGCGCCGAGATCCTGCCCGGGGTACGCGCCATCGTCACCGGAGGACACACACCGGGGCACACGGCGTACGTCATCACGTCGCGGACCGGTCGGCGGCTCATCGCGTTCGGGGACGCTTTCCAGATCCCGGCGCATCTGGCGCACCCCGAGTGGTTCTCGACAGCCGACGCCGATCACAGCGGTGTCCTCGCCGCGCGGCGCCGCCTCCTCGACGAGCTCCACGCGCCCGACACGTTCGGATTCGGCTTCCACTTCGGTGACCAGGCGTTCGGCCGGGTCACCGGAGTGGACACGTGGACGCCGGTGCCCACCGTTGTCCTCGGCCCCTCGCCACGGTAA
- a CDS encoding FAD-dependent oxidoreductase: MTESCDLCIVGAGLAGLNALYAASRHLAPDQRIVLVDRRRRVGGMWVDTYPYVRLHQPHGMFTAGDIAWTLGRERSYLATRDEVLDHLQYCLEELRTRVRVDEFYGWDMVCDEQTDGGVRVSCRSADGETLEIDAAKLIKAYGFRITPNEPLPLSSARVHSVSPDHCDVRDGEIRDSAAPVWIIGGGKTAMDTAHALITHCPGREVNLVAGGGTFFQCRDKFFPDGARRWFGGTLISALGAQASRRFDGTNEDEVWRWHRARYGTWLTPDTASFLLGVLSEDECKTIADGLHSVTMDYLVDAVDRGDGVELTFRSGATTAIEPGGWIVNCTGYVTHRDDPYEPYLSAGGSVVSIQIRSATLHLSSYMGYFMTHMLMLDRLRGTPLYELDVQELRNKSPKALPYTLLTLAQYNLSLMADELPAKVFAECGLDFDRWYPLPRRLAATARFMLTHRRRRDHQRRALDTVSERFDLRCGPLPGQGRTPVRSNTANSTRM, from the coding sequence ATGACCGAAAGCTGTGACCTCTGCATCGTCGGGGCCGGCCTGGCCGGGCTCAACGCCCTCTACGCCGCCAGCCGGCACCTCGCGCCGGACCAGCGCATCGTCTTGGTCGACCGCAGGCGGCGGGTGGGCGGTATGTGGGTCGACACGTACCCGTACGTGCGACTGCATCAGCCGCACGGCATGTTCACCGCGGGTGACATCGCCTGGACCCTCGGCCGAGAGCGGTCCTACCTGGCGACCAGGGACGAGGTGCTCGACCATCTGCAGTACTGCCTCGAGGAGTTGCGGACGCGGGTGCGGGTCGACGAGTTCTACGGGTGGGACATGGTGTGCGATGAGCAGACCGACGGGGGAGTGCGCGTCTCCTGCCGATCGGCCGACGGCGAGACGCTGGAGATCGATGCGGCGAAGCTCATCAAGGCTTACGGTTTCCGGATCACGCCGAACGAGCCGCTGCCCCTGTCCAGTGCGCGCGTGCACTCGGTGTCACCGGATCACTGCGACGTCCGCGACGGCGAGATCCGCGACAGCGCCGCCCCGGTCTGGATCATCGGTGGCGGCAAGACCGCGATGGACACCGCCCACGCGCTGATCACGCACTGTCCCGGCCGGGAGGTGAACCTGGTGGCGGGCGGCGGCACGTTCTTCCAGTGCCGCGACAAGTTCTTCCCCGACGGAGCCCGGCGGTGGTTCGGCGGCACCCTCATCAGCGCCCTGGGCGCGCAGGCGTCCCGCCGGTTCGACGGCACCAACGAGGACGAGGTGTGGCGCTGGCACCGCGCCCGGTACGGCACCTGGCTCACCCCGGACACCGCCAGCTTCCTGCTCGGCGTGCTGTCCGAGGACGAGTGCAAGACCATCGCCGACGGGCTGCATTCGGTGACGATGGACTATCTCGTCGACGCAGTCGACCGGGGCGACGGGGTCGAGCTGACGTTCCGCAGCGGTGCGACGACAGCCATCGAACCCGGTGGCTGGATCGTCAACTGCACGGGATACGTCACCCACCGCGACGATCCCTACGAGCCGTACCTGTCGGCGGGCGGATCGGTGGTCTCCATCCAGATCCGCTCGGCGACACTGCATCTGAGCTCCTACATGGGCTACTTCATGACGCACATGCTGATGCTCGACCGGTTGCGCGGCACCCCGCTCTACGAACTCGACGTCCAGGAGCTGCGGAACAAGTCGCCCAAGGCGCTGCCGTACACCCTGCTGACCCTCGCGCAGTACAACCTCAGCCTGATGGCAGACGAACTGCCGGCGAAGGTGTTCGCCGAATGCGGGCTCGATTTCGACCGCTGGTATCCGCTGCCCCGCCGGCTGGCGGCGACGGCGCGGTTCATGCTCACCCACCGCCGCCGGCGTGACCACCAGCGCCGCGCCCTCGACACCGTTTCCGAGAGGTTCGACCTGCGCTGCGGCCCGCTGCCCGGCCAAGGTCGAACACCGGTTCGATCAAATACCGCCAATTCGACACGCATGTGA